DNA sequence from the Apium graveolens cultivar Ventura unplaced genomic scaffold, ASM990537v1 ctg7595, whole genome shotgun sequence genome:
GTTTTGCAACGTGAACATGGATGTTCTACAAACTAAGCATGTGCTGCAAAAcaatatatattgcaaggttttacTAGTAAAATATATGGAATCTGCAagtttattattaaaataatgatATTTGCATAACATGATACACAAAATAATATGTTCTGCAATGTTTTACGTAATATATTACTTGCttaactcatatatatatatattatattcttttacccaattaataattaaaaattaaataatgaaATAGTTTTTTTTATTCATGTAAGTCTAATTATAACTACAGGTAATTATGAACCTAATAACTCTTAATGCATGATAAAAGTTGCTTGCATTAGTCTTTGACATGTCAGAATATGGCATACAGGATGTACTGGATTTCAACTCCTTATATCTCTATATGATCATGATGCCTTCTGAACTGGCCATAGTTATACCTGTAAACGTTTTCATGCATTCAACAGGAAAGGAAAATGGTTGTAAACAAAGAAATTTCACTTTCTAAATATGTGTCCAAGTAAATGAATATTAGATATTGTTAGTCTTGTGTTTTGCATTGTGTGTAAACAACTCTTGCAATTAGGAATCAATAGTTCTATTCTACTTTTGGCCATCTAGTCATGATCTTACTTTTGTAATTTGTAGAAGTTTAGTTTATCTGACTTAACATAAGCTGATGGATATCATTATCATAACAAAATGTTACTTTTGCTTTATCACCTTTTTGCAACTTTGCAAGTATACTTTTTTGCTTGTCTAAGATTGGAAGATCAAAATTGTCCGTTTTTATTGAGATCTCCACATAACTTATCAAATCAAGGTTCTttttcactttgaccatctagTTATAATTATTTTTTCCTATTGTTTGTTTGTAGGAGGACATAATATCCTAATTCTCGCACGGGAACTTGGTCAATACTTGCAACTAGGGACTACTATTGATGACGCAATTGGCGAGGCATATGACAAGACTGCGAAGTGGCTCGGTCTTGAGTTGAGGAGGAGCGGGGGCTTAGCTATAGAGGAGCTTGCTCGAAAAGGAGATGCAGGATCCATCAAGTTTAAAGTAAGTTCATCTTCGACTGCTACTAACTTTAAGAGTGTTTAAGCTATAGGAATAAAATTGGTGAACAGGGAATTTGCATTATAACTAATGTTGGATATATTGCTGCTCAGGTCCCAATGAAACACCATAAAGATTGCAATTTTTCGTATGCTGGTTTAAAGACTCAAGTGAGACTGGCAATTGAATCAAAGAATATGTAAACTGCCTTTGAAGTTTTTCTATTCTTTTTGTGACTTTTTTTTGTCGTCTATTTCTCTCTATATTTAAATGAACTATGAATTATTGCTATCTACATTGTCGATTTTCTTTGAAAACTGGCTACTTTTGTGCTTTATGGAGGAAAATAATCATCCTCTGAAATACTTGTTTTGTTCTTTCCTTCCATATACTTTTTCCTCTCGCTATCCCTGTTGTGGTTGCTATTTAGGTTTTCCCCCCTAAATGTTTACACTTTGAGCTTTATAAGCGATTATTCCAGCCAGACCATTGTCGAATTAAATTGTGTAGACCATCCTTGAATTAATTGTCTGTTTCTCTTTTGGAGCAAACTGTATAGTATTTTAGGAATCTCGTATTTGTTGGAAAATGCCTTGAACCAGTAATTGGCAGAGAAGTGAAGTTATATAACTTTCAAGCATTATAGTTACGTGATCTATTGCCTGGTATATGTTTTGAATGTTTTAGTTGTCAAACAAACCCTGTCGtagattaattttttttttttctttcattaTATTCACCTATTCATTTTTAAACGAGTAATATGCAGTGATGCTGAAACTCCCAGTTCCTCCGCTAGTATTGAAGACCAAAGTTCACGAGCTGATATTGCAGCTTCATTTCAGGTGTAGCATCATAATTCGTTTGTCCATCTGTAAATTCAGATTCTATTTCCTTCCATATCTTAATATTTTTTATTTGCTCTTTTGCACTGTAAACTCGTATTGCAGCGAGTTGCCGTATTGCATCTGGAAGAGAAGTGTGGAAGAGCTATTGAATGGGCATTAGAGATGGAACCTTCTATTAAACATTTGGTACTCTTCAACTTTGCTCCAAATAGTAGGTACGCCTCGCAAGTACGCGTCAATTCTTATCACCGATTTTTTGTCTGCTTGTCTAAAGGTGGTCTCAGGTGGTGTGGCATCTAATCAGTACGTCAGGGATCGGTTGGATCAGGTTGCTAAGAAGAAAGGGCTGCAGCTTGTTTGCCCTCCTCCTAGTCTTTGTACTGACAATGGTAATTGCATTTAGATGGTCGGACATTCTCTCCTGCAAGAAAACTTATTAAAGAAGAGATTGTACAAGAACTATGGTGTTGTTTCTTTAATTTGTAGTTTTGATCAACGGAGTTATTAGCTGTCTTCAGACCAGATTGATCTGTCCTCATGAAGAGGTGCAGCTACTATATCGTGGTTTATAGAAAAGGCCACAGGTCCAGTTGGCTTTTGCATCTTTGCTATTTAGTGAACTATGTATTCAAGATTAACAAAACAAACAATTAGTGCGTCAGAATGAGAGAGATAGAGacatagagagagagagatgggggGGGGAGGGATTGGTTACACATGAACACAGAATTGGTGTTTGAGAGATGTACTGATACACATAAGTGCACACATGTGGAGTCAAAGAGGCTACAGATGAATAACTTGCTGAGACTCCACTTGATTCATAACGCTTACTGCATTTTTATGTTTTGTTAGAAGTCGAACTTAAAGTGTTCCCTTGATgataatatttaaatttgaattagCGCATTTTTAGCTTAACAGAaaaattgtttattaaactgaAGTTATGGCATCTGTCCACTAGGTCAGTAATACTGTGAAATTAGAAACCGTTTCTGCATTTTTTAGTGAACACCAGTAATTTGGCACACCTTACCTTATATACAATCATGTCTTTGTATCAAATGATCAGGAGTGATGGTGGCTTGGACTGGTATTGAGCACTTTCGTAATGGTAGATTTGATCCTCCCCCGCCTCTGAATGAGCTAGAAGATGCAAGAGTTAGTCTTTTTGCATCTCTCTTTTTGATTATTTATAAATGGAATAGTATCTGATATTTACTTCATTAATTTACTGCCCGGCAACGTAATATTGTTTATTGTAATCTTATATTTATTTGTGAGTCTGCTTCCATTTTATATTATGAGGTTGAAAGATGGAGTATGTTCAGTTCGGAatacatattttattttggaAGCAAGATCCATATCAATTTCTTAGGCATCTTTATATTTTCATGGTCTAGCTTTAAATTTTGTTGAACTTTGTCATGTTAATTTAGCTTGATTTGCGGCCAAGGTGGCCACTGGGCGAGGAATATGCTAGAGGGAAAAGTGAGGCTCGGTCATTGAGAACAGCTCGAATGCATCCATCCCTTACATCTATGATCCAGGCATCTCAACGACAAGAACAAACATAGCCTTCAAACATCAGTTTCTATTGGTTTTGCAGTCAACTTCATTCTTTTTGGCTGTTATAGGTATCACGTGTCCTAAGCATAGAGGTCACTTTGTAGAGCTCTGACACACTGATTTATATGTTCTATTGTCATCAGAATGCTAATGTATATCCTTGATCATCAATTCATAATTTTGGATAAGACTTTATTTCAAATAACTCACGCATACTATAGTATCTTAGTACGATCTGCTCTAGCAACTAACAGTCATTTGACCATTTCTTTGGATCATTTTACTTTTGTTGATGTTTAGTTTAGTATAATTGCTGCATACTTGTGGATGCATTCTTTGGTCAAAAGTACCAAAAGAAGAATAAAGGAAAGCAGCAAACTGTTGGAGTAATTTCAGAAATATGATCacatttttatttctaaaatattttcaGGGATTTGTTTTTAAGTAAATCTTTTGTTAAATAAGTCATAGCTGATTTTATGGCTATGTGATTTGGTTGTGTTCCTCGGTCATAGGTAGAATCAAAGATAGCTCCCTGATTGTGTGAATCATTATTTATGTATTTCCCTTAATTGTGTGTTATCTTATTCGTTCTTTTCCTATATATGGAGAGACGATTGAATGAAATAAAATTACTACTTATTCAGCAACAATTGTGTAAGGAGAGTTGAAGAGATAAGTTCCTCTAAGAATAGGGGAATCAATCCATCTATTCCTGATAATAGACCCGTGACGAGATCCATAGCCCGGGACCATAACACATACTCTTTACAAGCTGGAGATAAATTTGAGAATTTTAGACTTTTTTTCCCGACAATCTTTATATATCTATGTAAAGGAGGATCACGCGTGTCTTACGTGTTGCTCCTAGGCCTCCTATTCTTGTATTCTAATTCCTCCAGTTTTCCCAATAATAATTATCGGTGGgttatttcatatttggctttttgtttgtttaattaattaataattattctTTGATTAATAATACATCTTTCTGCATCCCTTAATCTGCAAATTAAAAGCCCTTCAGGTTACAATCCCTCATTTTCCCAGCTGCCACTATATAAATTTTGTCAATGTGCCACTACTCCGCCTTTGTTGGATGTTTGACGAGGCGAACTCATCAAAAAGGTGATATTCTGCTCATTTGTTGATGTATGTTTAGTTGTTCATATATTTCTTCATTCCGGGCCTAATTATGGTTTATCATTTGTTGTAAGTCTAATTTCAATATATTTCATTCTTTTTTTAATTCTGTAGGGTGTGGCAAATGATTTTAATTAAGCATATCTAAattgatttacattttcaattttcttattttttttgtTTGTATCATTCTCTACTAATTATGTTTTCAGGCTTTTATTATATcatgtttttatattttaatttttaacttttattCTTTGATTACATTATGTGTTATATTCTAAACTTTTTAATTTTGGTTTGAGTTGTCGGTGATCAAGCAGTTGGGTCGATGCTTTCTGGTGATCAAGCGGTTAGGTCGAGTTCGATGTGAGAATTTGATTATTGAGTAGAATTTGATCCCACTGAGAGCTTGGTATcaagaaagagagaagaaaagcttCTTATATGTGATTATCTGCCTAATCAAAACCTCTCTGATCTCTTACATGGTTAACACTTACCCTCAACTTGATTAAGTTTAGTACTCTTTTAAGTATAGCACATACATaactatttattttatataaattgaACTTTTAGTTAGTGTACTTAAATTGTAAAACAACTCAGCACAAGCATATTTAGCTAAAAACTTTACCTATCACATAcagtttcaatttttttttatatagtGAAGCATGATTGTGCTTCAATATTTTAAGTAAATGTCGAATGAAGTATAATAGACAATGAAAAGCACATATATGATCTAACACCATAAAATAGTTTATTCTTAGGGACCACAATTAAATCACATGCATCTATATAATGCAGAACTCATGAGCTTGTGTTTCAGACCTCGTAGAAAGCTGATTACAGTGCAACATGATGCGTCATACACTAACGAGTCTCGTATTTATCTCCATCTTATTGTGAAAAGGTTTCTCCAGATATCTGACAAAAAATATACTGAACCTGGATGATATATTTAGGCATGTATATTGCTCACcagtgtgacgccctcaatctcggagttaggaaatgaggacccacacacctttaatctatgaattaaataagcataaaccctgattaactactaacatgatcaaacaggataaagtttgagacaagattacaactaccaaccataaatataatttacaaccccAAGATAAAACCAAGtttacataatcgattccgacttggaaccgacagataacccattgtatctttacaactttcTGGTTAAGCGTTTGCTCAgtcataacctgtactacctgctctggcatctggaagccctcaacacggttggaccaccaggtacgctcttatgagcagtgcgcctaagcccggtcatcctcttgcttaactgtcatggttagatcaaaacaaacatatgagtataaaactcagcaagtaactataaacagttctacgatacaaaatccacaatat
Encoded proteins:
- the LOC141704224 gene encoding putative tRNA N6-adenosine threonylcarbamoyltransferase, mitochondrial, whose product is GHNILILARELGQYLQLGTTIDDAIGEAYDKTAKWLGLELRRSGGLAIEELARKGDAGSIKFKVPMKHHKDCNFSYAGLKTQVRLAIESKNIDAETPSSSASIEDQSSRADIAASFQRVAVLHLEEKCGRAIEWALEMEPSIKHLVVSGGVASNQYVRDRLDQVAKKKGLQLVCPPPSLCTDNGVMVAWTGIEHFRNGRFDPPPPLNELEDARLDLRPRWPLGEEYARGKSEARSLRTARMHPSLTSMIQASQRQEQT